A region of Subdoligranulum variabile DNA encodes the following proteins:
- a CDS encoding citrate synthase, translating to MYYPDVPALEPDELELLCHEYLEHNAHLDPKLADQMGVKRGLRNLDGTGVLAGITNVSSVIGYDRTPDGTIVPIPGRLVYRGIDIDTLAAEADNHDRFLFEEVVWLLLFGSLPNKEQHAKFCKLLEHHRELPRGFADDMILNSPSPNLMNKMARSVLAMYSYDEHAEDSSLPNILRQSINLIAELPTMMVNAYQIKRRVYDRSSMYFHLPTEGQSTAEHILSTYRADQKFTHEEARLLDLCLMVHADHGGGNCSTFTCRVLSSSGTDTYAAISAAIGALKGPKHGGANLKVMHQLDYILENVENPADDGEVREFLRKIIRKEAGDGSGLIYGMGHAVYTVSDPRAQILKNHARRMAYAKGYDEEFEMLCSIERLAPQVFAEEKHGPKKVCANVDLFSGLIYRMLGISEDLYTPLFAIARVPGWCAHRVEEVEFANRIIRPAYKYVGKPQPYITLAERA from the coding sequence ATGTATTACCCGGACGTACCGGCCCTGGAGCCGGATGAACTGGAACTGCTTTGCCATGAGTATCTGGAGCACAACGCGCACCTGGACCCCAAGCTGGCCGACCAGATGGGCGTCAAGCGCGGCCTGCGCAACCTGGATGGTACCGGCGTGCTGGCCGGCATCACCAACGTATCCAGCGTAATCGGCTACGACCGGACGCCGGACGGGACCATTGTGCCCATTCCGGGACGCCTTGTCTACCGCGGCATCGACATCGATACCCTGGCCGCCGAGGCCGACAACCACGACCGGTTCCTCTTTGAGGAAGTGGTGTGGCTGCTGCTCTTCGGCTCACTGCCCAACAAGGAGCAGCACGCCAAGTTCTGCAAGCTGCTGGAACACCACCGGGAACTGCCCCGGGGCTTTGCGGACGACATGATCCTGAATTCGCCCTCCCCCAACCTGATGAACAAGATGGCCCGCAGCGTGCTGGCCATGTACAGCTACGATGAGCACGCCGAGGACTCCAGCCTGCCCAACATCCTGCGGCAGAGCATCAACCTCATCGCCGAGCTGCCCACCATGATGGTCAACGCCTACCAGATCAAGCGCCGGGTGTACGACCGGTCCAGCATGTACTTCCACCTGCCCACCGAAGGCCAGAGCACGGCTGAGCACATCCTGAGCACCTACCGCGCCGACCAGAAGTTCACCCACGAGGAAGCCCGGCTGCTGGACCTCTGCCTGATGGTCCACGCCGACCACGGCGGCGGCAACTGCTCCACCTTCACCTGCCGCGTGCTGTCCAGCTCCGGCACCGATACCTACGCGGCCATCTCGGCAGCCATCGGCGCCCTGAAAGGCCCCAAGCACGGCGGCGCCAACCTGAAGGTCATGCACCAGCTGGATTACATTCTGGAAAATGTGGAGAATCCCGCCGACGATGGCGAGGTGCGGGAATTCCTGCGCAAGATCATCCGCAAGGAAGCCGGCGACGGCAGCGGTCTGATCTACGGCATGGGCCACGCGGTGTACACCGTCAGCGACCCCCGCGCCCAGATCCTGAAGAATCACGCCCGCCGCATGGCCTATGCCAAGGGCTACGACGAGGAATTCGAGATGCTGTGCAGCATTGAGCGGCTGGCTCCCCAGGTCTTTGCGGAGGAAAAGCACGGTCCCAAAAAGGTCTGCGCCAACGTGGACCTGTTCAGCGGTCTGATCTACCGTATGCTGGGCATCAGCGAGGATCTGTACACGCCGCTGTTTGCCATCGCCCGTGTGCCGGGCTGGTGTGCCCACCGGGTGGAGGAAGTGGAGTTTGCCAACCGCATCATCCGCCCTGCCTACAAGTATGTGGGCAAACCTCAGCCCTACATCACACTGGCAGAACGCGCCTGA
- a CDS encoding ABC transporter ATP-binding protein, translating into MLELRNVGYETDDNKEILHDVSLTVQERFVAITGPNGGGKSTLAKVIAGIYQPTSGQILLDGVDITHMSITERANLGMSYAFQQPVRFKGLQVKDLLSLAAGKNTSVTEACNYLSEVGLCARDYIDRELNDSLSGGELKRIEIAMVLARGTKLSIFDEPEAGIDLWSFQNLIRVFEKMYEQTRGSILIISHQERILNIADKIVVIKDGQIQKEGPRAEILPALLGSADASSPACSVLTDKVEGVRG; encoded by the coding sequence ATGCTAGAACTGCGTAACGTCGGCTACGAAACCGACGACAATAAAGAAATCCTGCACGATGTCTCTCTTACCGTACAGGAGCGTTTTGTGGCCATCACCGGCCCCAACGGCGGCGGCAAATCCACCCTGGCCAAGGTCATCGCGGGCATCTACCAGCCCACCAGCGGCCAGATCCTGCTGGACGGCGTGGACATCACCCATATGTCCATCACCGAGCGCGCCAATCTGGGCATGAGCTATGCCTTCCAGCAGCCGGTGCGGTTCAAGGGCCTGCAGGTCAAGGATCTGCTGAGCCTGGCCGCCGGCAAGAATACCAGCGTCACCGAGGCCTGCAACTACCTCAGCGAGGTGGGACTCTGCGCCCGGGACTACATCGACCGCGAGCTCAACGACAGCCTTTCGGGCGGCGAGCTCAAGCGCATCGAGATCGCCATGGTGCTGGCCCGGGGCACCAAGCTGTCCATCTTCGACGAACCGGAAGCGGGCATCGACCTGTGGAGCTTCCAGAACCTGATCCGCGTCTTTGAGAAGATGTACGAGCAGACCCGCGGCAGCATCCTCATCATCAGCCATCAGGAGCGAATCCTGAACATTGCCGACAAGATCGTCGTCATCAAGGACGGCCAGATCCAGAAAGAAGGCCCCCGCGCCGAGATCCTGCCCGCTCTGCTGGGCAGCGCCGACGCCTCCAGCCCGGCCTGCAGCGTTCTGACCGATAAAGTAGAGGGGGTGCGCGGCTGA
- a CDS encoding AI-2E family transporter, with product MNTKHFWDKKPDTILEWTTLIFASIAFYLFLSNLGYFVGGFRELLRILSPFAGGVVIAFVLNPMAMWFHRVLLKQDPRLRWVAILLSYIVAALLLALLAWLVVPQIISSIAILFNSLPGYFEGLQNTLLYLQDHYGLQMQNVLRILDDSEAMMRELYNVAVAAMPQIVTTIGSVASNFVAVFTAVASSVYMLSGKDKLIHQIKTLVHAFLPESVASNTLRICHYANENFTGFFVGKIIDSAIIGVLTFVLMSILRLDFALLVSVFVGITNIIPVFGPFIGAIPSIFILLLVDPVQALIFAVLILFIQQLDGNFIGPKILGQSIGISSLWVLFSIVVGGDLFGLVGMVVGVPLFATLYGLLHEVVVYLLDRRGIDAEGRHRDGTPQPQPDETAEPESRDPATIS from the coding sequence TTGAACACCAAGCATTTCTGGGATAAAAAACCCGATACCATACTGGAATGGACCACACTGATCTTTGCCAGCATTGCCTTTTATCTGTTTTTGAGCAACCTGGGCTATTTCGTGGGCGGCTTCCGCGAACTGCTGCGGATCCTGTCTCCCTTTGCGGGCGGCGTGGTCATCGCTTTTGTGCTCAACCCCATGGCCATGTGGTTCCACCGGGTGCTGCTGAAGCAGGATCCCCGCCTGCGGTGGGTGGCCATCCTGCTGTCCTACATTGTGGCGGCGCTGCTGCTGGCACTGCTGGCCTGGCTGGTGGTGCCGCAGATCATCTCCAGCATCGCCATCCTCTTCAACAGCCTGCCCGGCTATTTTGAGGGACTGCAGAACACCCTGCTCTACCTGCAGGATCACTACGGCCTGCAGATGCAGAACGTGCTGCGCATCCTGGACGATTCCGAAGCCATGATGCGGGAACTGTACAATGTGGCCGTCGCGGCCATGCCCCAGATCGTCACCACCATCGGCAGCGTGGCCTCCAACTTTGTGGCGGTCTTCACGGCGGTGGCTTCCAGCGTCTATATGCTCTCCGGCAAGGATAAGCTCATCCACCAGATCAAGACGCTGGTCCACGCCTTCCTGCCGGAATCGGTGGCCAGCAACACCCTGCGCATCTGCCACTATGCCAACGAAAACTTCACCGGTTTCTTTGTGGGCAAGATCATCGACTCCGCCATCATCGGCGTGCTGACCTTCGTGCTCATGTCCATCCTGCGGCTGGACTTCGCCCTGCTGGTCAGCGTCTTTGTGGGCATCACCAACATCATCCCGGTGTTCGGCCCCTTCATCGGCGCTATCCCCAGCATCTTCATCCTGCTGCTGGTGGATCCCGTCCAGGCGCTGATCTTCGCGGTGCTTATCCTCTTCATCCAGCAGCTGGACGGCAACTTCATCGGCCCCAAGATCCTGGGCCAGTCCATCGGCATCTCCTCGCTGTGGGTGCTCTTCTCCATCGTGGTGGGCGGCGACCTCTTCGGTCTCGTAGGCATGGTCGTCGGCGTGCCGCTGTTCGCCACCCTCTACGGGCTGCTCCATGAGGTGGTGGTCTATCTGCTGGACCGCCGGGGCATCGACGCCGAGGGCCGCCACCGGGACGGCACACCCCAGCCCCAACCCGATGAGACAGCGGAACCGGAAAGCCGGGACCCCGCCACCATCTCCTGA
- the asnB gene encoding asparagine synthase B codes for MCCIMGYAGHDLPKETFTEYLLRTTSRGPDDQRVCETEFGLLGFGRLAIMGLTPEGMQPFFRGADCVACNGELYGFRPVKKELEAEGYTFQSDSDCEIILPLYYKYGLDMFKHLDAEFAMILYDSRKKLLIAARDPIGIRPLFYGYSESGCIAFASEAKNLIGLCKKVYPFPIGSYYCNGQFVRYCDIADTPAYSHDEMPEILTNIREKLVAGVDKRLDADTPVGFLLSGGLDSSLVCAIAAKKLGKPIRTFAIGMSEDAIDLKYAKQVADYLHSDHTEVIINKQIVLDALEEVIAMLGTWDITTIRASVGMYLVCKYIHEHTDIRVLLTGEISDELFGYKYTDFAPSAAAFQAESQKRIRELYMYDVLRADRSISVNSLEARVPFGDLDFVKYVMAIDPAKKLNTYGKGKYLLRKAFEGDWLPDEILWREKAAFSDAVGHSMVDDLKEYAEEKYTDREFAERAGKYAYARPFTKESLLYREIFEKYYPGQAEMIVDYWMPNKAWPGCDVNDPSARVLSNYGASGQ; via the coding sequence ATGTGCTGTATCATGGGCTATGCCGGGCATGATCTGCCCAAGGAAACTTTCACCGAGTATCTTCTGCGCACCACCTCCCGCGGGCCGGATGACCAGCGGGTCTGCGAGACCGAGTTCGGTCTTTTGGGCTTCGGGCGTCTGGCCATCATGGGTCTGACGCCGGAGGGCATGCAGCCCTTCTTCCGCGGGGCGGACTGCGTGGCCTGCAACGGCGAGCTGTACGGCTTCCGCCCTGTGAAAAAGGAGCTGGAAGCGGAGGGCTACACCTTCCAGTCGGATTCCGACTGTGAGATCATCCTGCCGCTCTACTACAAGTACGGTCTGGATATGTTCAAGCATCTGGACGCCGAGTTCGCCATGATCCTCTACGACAGCCGCAAGAAGCTGCTCATCGCGGCGCGGGATCCCATCGGCATCCGCCCGCTCTTCTACGGCTACAGCGAGTCGGGCTGCATCGCCTTCGCCTCGGAGGCGAAGAACCTTATCGGGCTGTGCAAAAAGGTCTATCCTTTCCCCATCGGCAGCTACTACTGCAACGGCCAGTTCGTGCGGTACTGCGACATCGCCGATACCCCGGCCTACTCCCACGACGAGATGCCGGAAATCCTCACAAACATCCGGGAAAAGCTGGTGGCCGGCGTGGACAAACGCCTGGACGCCGACACCCCCGTGGGCTTCCTGCTCTCCGGCGGCCTGGATTCCAGCCTGGTCTGCGCCATCGCGGCCAAGAAGCTGGGCAAACCCATCCGCACCTTTGCCATCGGCATGAGCGAGGACGCCATCGACCTGAAATACGCCAAGCAGGTGGCGGATTATCTCCACAGCGACCACACCGAAGTCATCATCAACAAGCAGATCGTGCTGGATGCCCTGGAGGAAGTCATCGCCATGCTGGGTACCTGGGACATCACCACCATCCGTGCCTCGGTGGGCATGTATCTGGTCTGCAAGTATATCCATGAGCACACCGACATCCGGGTGCTGCTCACCGGCGAGATCTCCGATGAGCTGTTCGGCTACAAATACACCGACTTCGCCCCCAGCGCCGCCGCCTTCCAGGCCGAGAGCCAGAAGCGCATCCGGGAGCTGTATATGTACGATGTGCTGCGCGCCGACCGTTCCATCAGCGTGAACAGTCTGGAGGCCCGGGTGCCCTTCGGCGACCTGGATTTCGTGAAATACGTCATGGCCATCGACCCGGCGAAGAAGCTGAACACCTACGGCAAGGGCAAGTACCTGCTGCGCAAGGCCTTCGAGGGCGACTGGCTGCCCGACGAGATCCTCTGGCGTGAGAAGGCGGCTTTCAGCGACGCGGTGGGCCATTCCATGGTGGACGACCTGAAGGAGTACGCCGAGGAAAAGTACACCGACCGGGAGTTTGCCGAGCGGGCAGGGAAGTACGCCTATGCCCGGCCCTTCACCAAGGAGAGCCTGCTCTACCGGGAGATCTTCGAGAAATATTACCCCGGCCAGGCCGAGATGATCGTGGATTACTGGATGCCCAACAAGGCATGGCCGGGCTGCGACGTCAACGACCCCAGCGCCCGGGTGCTCTCCAACTACGGCGCCAGCGGGCAATGA
- a CDS encoding hydratase: MKLHPQGVYLVNGVLQDSAPAGVTEADARRGTIAHSILEAHNTSGDMANLRMKFDSMTSHDITYVGIIQTARASGMEKFPLPYVMTNCHNSLCAVGGTINEDDHQFALSAAHKYGGIYVPPNMAVIHSYNREMMSGCGRMILGSDSHTRYGALGTMAVGEGGGELAKQLVGRTYDMAYPGVVAIYLTGKPNPGVGPHDVALALVGATYANGYVKNKVMEFIGPGVANLSADYRNGIDVMTTETTCWSSIWQTDEVTEQYFLQHSRPEAYQELKPADVAYYDGCIELDLSTVECMIALPMHPSYAYPIRELKANAKEILAAAQEQANKQLGGKVTMDLVSKIQPDGRIYVEQGVVAGCSGGTYENICAVADILRGQNCGNGAFKFSVYPDSMPTYLELVKNGAVADIVSAGGIFRECFCGPCFGAGDTPANGEFSIRHTTRNFPNREGSKPGEGQISAVALMDARSIAATAANGGYLTAASEVCDTEYTAPEYHFDQGVYDKRVYNGWGHPEPDYALKFGPNIKDWPEQPALSDDLLVKIVSYITDPVTTTDELIPSGETSSFRSNPLRLAEFTLSRKDPAYVPGAKAVHALDEARRAGNLPEEVAKVYAELAKLGYTPDAKATNIGSAIFANKPGDGSAREQAASCQRVLGGAANFACEYATKRYRSNCINWGMLPFLLDTPNVLDNGDYVYLPGVRKALLEAADELEAVAVKPDGGMVKFTVRLGAMTDAERQILADGCLINYYKHH, from the coding sequence ATGAAACTGCACCCCCAGGGCGTGTATCTTGTGAACGGTGTGCTGCAGGACAGCGCCCCTGCCGGCGTCACCGAAGCCGACGCGCGCCGCGGCACCATTGCGCACTCCATTCTGGAAGCGCACAACACCAGCGGCGATATGGCCAACCTGCGCATGAAGTTTGACTCGATGACCAGCCACGACATCACCTATGTGGGCATCATCCAGACGGCCCGGGCCTCCGGCATGGAGAAATTTCCGCTGCCCTATGTCATGACCAACTGCCACAACAGTCTGTGCGCCGTGGGCGGCACCATCAACGAGGACGACCATCAGTTTGCCCTGTCTGCCGCCCACAAATACGGCGGCATCTATGTGCCGCCGAATATGGCGGTCATCCACAGCTACAACCGGGAGATGATGTCGGGCTGCGGTCGGATGATCCTGGGTTCCGACTCCCACACCCGCTACGGCGCCCTGGGCACCATGGCGGTGGGCGAGGGCGGCGGCGAGCTGGCCAAGCAGCTGGTGGGCCGCACCTATGATATGGCCTACCCCGGCGTGGTGGCTATCTACCTCACCGGCAAGCCCAACCCCGGCGTGGGTCCCCATGACGTGGCGCTGGCACTGGTGGGCGCCACCTACGCCAACGGCTATGTGAAGAACAAGGTCATGGAGTTCATCGGCCCCGGCGTGGCCAACCTGTCGGCGGACTACCGCAACGGCATCGACGTCATGACCACCGAGACCACCTGCTGGTCCTCCATCTGGCAGACCGACGAAGTCACCGAGCAGTATTTCCTGCAGCACAGCCGTCCCGAAGCCTACCAGGAACTGAAACCCGCCGATGTGGCCTACTACGACGGCTGCATCGAGCTGGATCTGTCCACCGTGGAGTGCATGATCGCGCTGCCCATGCATCCCAGCTATGCCTATCCCATCCGGGAACTGAAAGCCAACGCCAAGGAAATTCTGGCGGCGGCCCAGGAGCAGGCCAACAAGCAGCTGGGCGGCAAGGTCACCATGGACCTGGTCAGCAAGATCCAGCCCGACGGCCGCATCTATGTGGAGCAGGGCGTGGTGGCCGGCTGCTCCGGCGGTACCTATGAAAATATCTGTGCGGTGGCCGACATCCTCCGCGGGCAGAACTGCGGCAACGGCGCCTTCAAGTTCAGCGTCTACCCCGACAGTATGCCCACCTACCTGGAACTGGTCAAGAACGGTGCGGTGGCCGACATTGTCAGCGCGGGCGGCATCTTCCGGGAGTGCTTCTGCGGCCCCTGCTTCGGCGCCGGCGACACCCCGGCCAACGGGGAGTTCTCCATCCGCCACACCACCCGCAACTTCCCCAACCGGGAAGGCTCCAAGCCCGGCGAGGGCCAGATCAGCGCGGTGGCCCTCATGGACGCCCGGTCCATTGCGGCCACGGCGGCCAACGGCGGCTACCTGACCGCCGCCAGCGAGGTCTGCGACACCGAGTACACCGCCCCCGAATACCACTTCGATCAGGGCGTCTACGACAAGCGGGTCTACAACGGCTGGGGCCATCCCGAACCGGACTACGCCCTGAAGTTCGGCCCCAACATCAAGGACTGGCCCGAGCAGCCCGCCCTGAGTGACGACCTGTTGGTAAAGATCGTCAGCTACATCACCGACCCCGTCACCACCACCGACGAGCTCATCCCCTCCGGTGAGACTTCCTCCTTCCGGTCCAACCCGCTGCGTCTGGCGGAGTTCACCCTCTCCCGCAAGGACCCGGCCTATGTGCCGGGCGCCAAGGCCGTCCATGCCCTGGATGAGGCCCGCCGCGCCGGCAACCTGCCCGAGGAAGTGGCCAAGGTCTACGCCGAACTGGCCAAGCTGGGCTACACCCCCGATGCCAAGGCCACCAACATCGGTTCGGCCATCTTTGCCAACAAGCCCGGCGACGGTTCCGCCCGGGAACAGGCGGCCAGCTGCCAGCGGGTGCTGGGCGGCGCGGCCAACTTCGCCTGCGAGTACGCCACCAAGCGGTACCGCTCCAACTGCATCAACTGGGGCATGCTGCCCTTCCTGCTGGATACCCCCAACGTGCTGGACAACGGCGACTACGTCTACCTGCCCGGCGTGCGCAAAGCGCTGCTGGAAGCGGCGGACGAGCTGGAGGCCGTGGCGGTTAAGCCGGACGGCGGCATGGTGAAGTTCACTGTGCGGCTGGGGGCCATGACCGATGCCGAGCGCCAGATCCTGGCGGACGGCTGCCTCATCAACTACTACAAGCATCATTGA
- a CDS encoding SufB/SufD family protein → MDAIEKNLLKEVAELDSLPVGAYNIRANGQLAGRNTTANIDIVTKTDKPGIDIYIRPFTKNESVHIPVILSQTGLKDLVYNDFHIGEGADVTIIAGCGIHNCGGGNAEHDGIHTFWLAKNAKLRYVEKHYGEGDGRGKQIMNPTTIVHLAEGAEMEMETTQIAGVDDTIRKTGGDLAEGASLVVKEKIMTTGDQHAVTDFNVDLNGEGCSANIVSRSVAKDESKQEFISHINGNCACAGHSECDAIIMDHASVIASPALTANSVDASLIHEAAIGKIAGEQLIKLMTLGLTEKEAEDQIVNGFLK, encoded by the coding sequence ATGGACGCCATTGAAAAGAATCTTCTGAAAGAAGTCGCCGAACTGGACAGCCTGCCGGTGGGCGCGTACAATATCCGGGCCAACGGTCAGCTGGCGGGGCGCAACACCACCGCCAACATCGACATCGTCACCAAGACCGACAAACCGGGCATCGACATCTACATCCGCCCGTTCACCAAGAACGAGAGCGTGCACATTCCGGTGATCCTGAGCCAGACCGGCCTGAAGGACCTGGTATACAACGACTTCCACATCGGTGAGGGCGCCGACGTGACCATCATCGCCGGGTGCGGCATCCACAACTGCGGCGGCGGCAACGCCGAGCACGACGGCATCCACACCTTCTGGCTGGCCAAGAACGCCAAGCTGCGCTATGTGGAAAAGCACTACGGCGAGGGCGACGGCCGCGGCAAGCAGATCATGAACCCCACCACCATCGTGCATCTGGCCGAGGGCGCCGAGATGGAGATGGAGACCACCCAGATCGCCGGCGTGGACGACACCATCCGCAAGACCGGCGGCGACCTGGCCGAGGGCGCCAGCCTGGTGGTGAAGGAGAAGATCATGACCACCGGCGACCAGCATGCCGTCACCGACTTCAACGTGGACCTGAACGGCGAGGGCTGCTCGGCCAACATCGTCTCCCGCAGCGTAGCCAAGGACGAGAGCAAGCAGGAATTCATCAGCCACATCAACGGCAACTGCGCCTGCGCGGGCCACTCCGAGTGCGACGCCATCATCATGGACCATGCTTCGGTCATCGCCAGCCCGGCCCTGACCGCCAACAGCGTGGACGCCAGCCTCATCCACGAGGCTGCCATCGGCAAGATCGCCGGGGAGCAGCTCATCAAGCTCATGACCCTGGGTCTGACCGAAAAAGAAGCCGAGGACCAGATCGTCAACGGCTTCCTGAAATAA
- a CDS encoding branched-chain amino acid transporter permease, with protein MFGIDLHSAALVAVIAAVTMLLRFLPFAVFGGGRPTPRYVVYLARVLPCAIMAMLVVYCLRGADPLGPTHALPELLAGAAVVGLQLWRKNTLLSIAAGTALYMVLVQGVFTV; from the coding sequence ATGTTCGGGATTGATCTGCATTCCGCCGCCCTGGTGGCGGTCATCGCAGCGGTGACCATGCTGCTGCGCTTTCTGCCCTTTGCGGTGTTCGGCGGCGGGCGCCCCACGCCCCGGTATGTGGTCTACCTGGCCCGGGTGCTGCCCTGCGCCATCATGGCCATGCTGGTGGTCTACTGTCTGCGGGGCGCCGATCCTCTGGGGCCCACCCACGCCCTGCCGGAACTGCTGGCCGGGGCTGCCGTGGTGGGATTGCAGCTCTGGCGCAAGAATACCCTGCTCAGCATTGCCGCAGGCACGGCCCTCTACATGGTGCTGGTGCAGGGGGTGTTCACAGTATAA
- a CDS encoding AI-2E family transporter codes for MKHWLERMPRTSGDFLRLALGVAVIFGIVWQLPAIAGGVQKFMDILSPFAWGIVLAYVLDIPARFFAEKLFGGKRGFAVVLSYLLLFSVVGLLLSLVVPQLAESISSFVGRLSTYEKDIQNALDWVRQTFGIDTETLEGYVGELTRELQNWFKSVSGQAAQAAADAAAGVAGAAMDAFVTLAVSIYLLGSKDLLLRAVRTCLRAALPPRQAGSLFSVCTMANRTFSGYIGGQLVDALLVGVETFVLMSLFRLDYAPLIAVLVGVTNIIPVLGPFIGAVPGAVILLLESPLQAVEFVLIILVVQQIDGNFIAPRIIGGATGLPGLGVLLAIIVGGSLFGIPGMVIGVPTLAVIVTLLKEAVGAGLQARGIDEDGNPLPDTKN; via the coding sequence TTGAAACATTGGTTGGAACGAATGCCCCGGACCTCCGGCGATTTTCTGCGCCTGGCGCTGGGCGTGGCGGTGATCTTCGGCATCGTGTGGCAGCTGCCGGCCATTGCAGGCGGCGTGCAGAAATTCATGGACATCCTGAGCCCCTTTGCCTGGGGCATCGTGCTGGCCTACGTGCTGGACATCCCCGCCCGCTTTTTTGCCGAAAAACTCTTCGGCGGCAAGCGGGGCTTTGCGGTGGTGCTCAGCTACCTGCTGCTGTTCAGTGTGGTGGGATTGCTGCTCTCCCTGGTGGTGCCCCAGCTGGCGGAGAGTATCAGCTCCTTCGTGGGACGCCTGAGCACCTACGAGAAGGACATTCAGAACGCCCTGGACTGGGTGCGGCAGACCTTCGGCATCGACACCGAGACCCTGGAAGGGTATGTGGGGGAGCTGACCCGGGAACTGCAGAACTGGTTCAAGTCGGTGTCGGGCCAGGCGGCCCAGGCGGCGGCTGACGCGGCAGCCGGGGTGGCCGGCGCTGCCATGGATGCCTTCGTGACGCTGGCGGTGAGCATCTACCTGCTGGGCAGCAAGGACCTGCTGCTGCGCGCCGTGCGTACCTGCCTGCGGGCGGCCCTGCCGCCCCGCCAAGCGGGAAGCCTCTTCTCGGTGTGCACCATGGCCAACCGCACCTTCAGCGGGTATATCGGCGGCCAGCTGGTGGACGCCCTGCTGGTGGGGGTGGAGACCTTTGTGCTCATGTCGCTGTTCCGGCTGGACTACGCGCCCCTCATCGCGGTGCTGGTGGGGGTGACCAACATCATCCCGGTGCTGGGCCCCTTTATCGGAGCGGTGCCCGGCGCCGTCATCCTGCTGCTGGAATCCCCGCTGCAGGCGGTGGAATTTGTCCTCATCATCCTGGTGGTGCAGCAGATCGACGGCAACTTCATCGCGCCGCGGATCATCGGCGGGGCCACCGGCCTGCCGGGGCTGGGGGTATTGCTGGCCATCATCGTGGGCGGCAGTCTCTTCGGCATCCCCGGCATGGTCATTGGTGTGCCCACTCTGGCGGTCATCGTGACCCTGCTCAAGGAAGCGGTGGGGGCGGGCCTGCAGGCCCGGGGCATCGACGAGGACGGAAATCCTCTGCCCGACACAAAAAATTAA
- a CDS encoding AzlC family ABC transporter permease, which yields MGKTAKYAFVRSLPVMAGYLVLGLGFGVLLESKGYGVGWALAMSTLIYAGSMQYVAVDLLAGGASLIAAALMTVTVNARHLFYGISMVERYRDAGPAKPYLIFALTDETYSLVCSGEVPDGVDRKRYFFLVSLFDHLYWIAGSVAGALVGAVLPFDSTGIDFSMTALFLVVMTEQWRTTKDHRPALAGLGVSLVCLLVFGAEDFLIPAMIGITLVLTLLRGALQAKEETDDVRD from the coding sequence ATGGGAAAAACGGCAAAGTATGCGTTTGTGCGGTCGCTGCCGGTGATGGCGGGGTATCTGGTACTGGGTCTGGGGTTTGGTGTGCTGCTGGAATCCAAGGGCTACGGCGTGGGCTGGGCGCTGGCCATGAGCACCCTGATCTATGCGGGCAGCATGCAGTATGTGGCGGTGGACCTGCTGGCAGGCGGCGCGTCGCTGATCGCGGCAGCCCTCATGACGGTGACCGTCAACGCGCGGCATCTGTTCTACGGCATCTCCATGGTGGAGCGCTACCGGGACGCAGGGCCGGCCAAACCCTACCTGATCTTTGCCCTCACCGACGAGACCTACTCCCTGGTCTGCAGCGGCGAGGTGCCGGACGGGGTGGACCGGAAGCGGTATTTCTTCCTGGTGTCGCTCTTCGACCATCTGTACTGGATCGCGGGCAGCGTGGCGGGGGCTCTGGTGGGCGCCGTGCTGCCCTTTGACAGCACCGGCATCGACTTCTCCATGACCGCGCTCTTCCTTGTGGTCATGACCGAACAGTGGCGCACCACGAAGGACCACCGTCCGGCGCTGGCGGGACTGGGGGTATCCCTGGTCTGCCTGCTGGTGTTCGGAGCGGAGGATTTCCTCATCCCGGCCATGATCGGCATCACCCTGGTGCTCACCCTGCTGCGCGGGGCACTGCAGGCGAAGGAGGAGACGGACGATGTTCGGGATTGA